TCCCCTTCCCCTTATCACTTTCCTTCAAAGCATCCAGTACTTTGCTACCCATTTCTGATTTTGACGCCTTTGATTCTGTGTACCGGCTGAGAACCCTAGCAGCCCTTAGTCTCTCTCTTGCTGTTAGAGGTGACCTTTTTGGTGTAGATTTCAGGTTAGTGCTTTTCTGCTGATTCATATCTGAAGAGACTATGGAACTGTTAGAAGCTCCAGAGGTTTGAGGTCCCGGCCCATCATCAACAGATGAAAGCTGATTATCCGAAACTGAGCTTTCAGCTCTATCAGGATCCTTATCAGTGGTGTCCGCAGCAAGATGATCACTGTCTGCAACTGAGAGAAACAAGCcccttcttctttcctttacATGAACCTTTAAACCAACCATTCCCAAGGAGAATGTGAATTGGGTAGACTTTGGTGATGAAGATCTAACAGAATATCTAGACACATGCTGGTATTTGGCTGGCAACTTTTAGCAAGAAACACTTTCGTAAATAATCACGAAACAAAAGTCACTAAACATGTCTAAACCACAttcaattagaaaagaaataattgaaatataactaataaatgaTGAAGATATAATGAAGAGACGAGTTGTAAATTGCCGTTATCAAATTATCTCAGATTCATCTAAACGTAGTTGTTGAATGTTGTGCACTTCTATATTGATAGAGAAAGACCTTTTAACTATTAAAGACTGATGCGCAACAGAATCTAGAAAAAACATGGCATATTCCTAAATCTTGATGCAGCAAAAAGTAACTTCGATAGCAACATTTTGACGATTTTCAACTTATATACGAGGcacttataataataacagaaaGGTTTAATCATTGGTTGCAAACTACTTCTGAGACCACAAAACAAACTTAAGCCTTGGCATGCAATAATTTTCCGTCACATGTccgattgattaatatattaaaatatgaaagcAGTTCTCAAAACATACGGAGAGAGAAGAATGCACGTAGTATTAAAAGAAGTCACATAATCTTGGATTTTAGGAGGCAAAACCATTTTAGAAGATGAACAGTAGGAAAAAGCAAACAACAATATAACCTTCAAACAAATATAGGAgcatcaatttatttatttttacacaGTTGGCCTTGTAATTTTACAGCTTCAACTAGCTGCAGAGGAATAAGGGGGTTCAAATTGGAGTTATTCCCATCTCCCCTCTTAAATGTTGATACCAGCAAACTCATTgttgataaataaaagagaaagaagagcgTGATAAAAAAAGTTTTTGTTTCAGTTATTACATCATGCAGTAAAGTTTCTGGAAGTGtagacaaaaataaaacatttagaCTTTGAAATCAATTCCAAATATCATAAGCAGAAGGTAAACCAAGAAGAATCGAGGAATTTCAGATACGTTTGCATAAAGGCAATCTTATGGATTGAAAAATCAATACTGCTATTTACAAGAATTACTGATTTTATATGGCCATCCTAACATTCTTGCAGAATATCTAtccaaataattataaaaacaggtttcattttcaaaagaagactgataattaatataaccAAACAAGCAACTGAAACTTATAACGTAATAAATTTCCATTTTTTGTTTCTCTCAAACATCTACAGCTTAAAACTCTACTCATAGAAAACTGTGAATTCCCTGTTAGAGTACAGGAATTAGTAACCCAGAAGGATTAAAACAGAAGGAAAGAACAAAACTGAAAGTAAGGATGGGAAAAAGCAATACCCTTGAGCTGAACCCAACAACAGAATTGAGAGAAATTGCCATATTCTTTCTTCTGTTCAAGGCTTAAACCATATACATTGTTACTGATTTCCGAGCTGTATGTATTTGTGGCAGTGAAGCGGATGACCTTTAATCAAATGAAATGATGGGGATCAACTGTTCTGAGTACCACTTTCTTTTATAGCGCGTGTCTCCCACTACAGATTTCCTAATTTTCCTATAAATAATGCCTGGAGGTTTATCCTATTAAATACACCGTCGGTTCTGCTCTCAACAATTGAAGCAAAACTtacatttagattttatttaggaggaattacaaaaattacaaatgCCCTTCAAGAATTACAAAACCTTTCGTCTCTGTTTTCAATTACCATTGAAGGGCCTGTTTTCAATTACCATTGAAGGGCCTGTTTTCAATTACCATTGAAGGGCATTTGcaatcttttccttttcttaacTGTTTAATTGTGTTgatagaattatttttgtacTAGTTTCATACATGATCAATTAATTTgagtattatatattattcactattttgttaaatttccACTTGcatatatgatttttcttttagagaGTGAAAGGTTAATTGAACTGTATAAAGCAAATgtaaaacttatttttgagaaaaagaattattaagcataaatgttcctttatttttcaagttatccttttttctcatttatgGTTTCTTACAGAGGCTCTTTGAAACCTCTGAATACATATATGGATTGCAAGTTTCACTGGCAAATTTAGTACATACCAAACATGGATGCTTTCTTCTTTATATGTcagtataaaattttattttctagtttcCATACTTTCACCAGAGAATTTTCAGGACTCAAATTGTCAACTAAAACGTTttacaaaattgaaaattctacAATTTTACATTTCCAATCAAATTTACAGGCCCAGTGAAAAGTTTACCTGGTCAATagaaaaccaaaagaaagaaagatcaaGAAGTAACAAGTATAACTCAGTTCTACAGTtcttgataaaataaaaaaaggttcTACAGTTAACAAATATGCTGCAGTATTGCTAGTTCTGTCATCTAGATGCTTGATTTACTATTGGTCGAATTGCAGCTTTGAAATCTTCATAAAATCTTTGCTCAGAAAACCTGTTTGCCCTTTTCCTGCCAGCTGCAGCCATCTTGAGTGTCTCAGTATCCGGCATTCGCA
The nucleotide sequence above comes from Ricinus communis isolate WT05 ecotype wild-type chromosome 6, ASM1957865v1, whole genome shotgun sequence. Encoded proteins:
- the LOC8265374 gene encoding uncharacterized protein LOC8265374, translated to MAISLNSVVGFSSRLPAKYQHVSRYSVRSSSPKSTQFTFSLGMVGLKVHVKERRRGLFLSVADSDHLAADTTDKDPDRAESSVSDNQLSSVDDGPGPQTSGASNSSIVSSDMNQQKSTNLKSTPKRSPLTARERLRAARVLSRYTESKASKSEMGSKVLDALKESDKGKGKKRSGLPEAPTNLFDDSDRGLPKEGWTFQFPGGADLFVIAVSFVLISTIMFTTTYIVWKVGAIHFNEY